A window from Actinomycetospora corticicola encodes these proteins:
- a CDS encoding TetR/AcrR family transcriptional regulator, which yields MADGVKPTRGSKPPSRDGRRTRWTKHREERRAEFVEAAMRVLAEVGPEFGIEQVAVEAGVTKPVLYRHFSDKADLVEAMGERGTHILLDRLIPALNSEEAPLPRIRKSIDAVLGTLEDYPNLYWVLARHGHGQEVVQADKELIATALSALIGDYLRSFGLDSGAAEPWAYGIVGFVQNTAEWWLERRSMSRDSVTEYLTVLVWAAIDGFARQRDVVIDPNVPLEINKVIQMSPGGSSGNSESDVAEAGNGDR from the coding sequence ATGGCGGATGGTGTCAAGCCGACGCGGGGCAGTAAGCCCCCATCTCGTGACGGGCGTCGCACCCGGTGGACGAAGCACCGCGAGGAGCGCCGCGCCGAGTTCGTCGAGGCCGCCATGCGCGTGCTGGCCGAGGTCGGGCCCGAGTTCGGCATCGAGCAGGTGGCCGTCGAGGCCGGCGTCACGAAGCCCGTGCTCTACCGCCACTTCTCGGACAAGGCCGACCTGGTCGAGGCCATGGGTGAGCGGGGGACACACATCCTGCTCGACCGGCTGATCCCGGCGCTGAACTCCGAGGAGGCGCCGCTCCCGCGTATCCGTAAGTCGATCGACGCGGTGCTCGGGACCCTGGAGGACTACCCGAACCTGTACTGGGTGTTGGCCCGCCACGGCCACGGCCAGGAGGTGGTGCAGGCCGACAAGGAGCTCATCGCCACGGCCCTGTCGGCGTTGATCGGTGACTACCTGCGCTCCTTCGGCCTGGACTCCGGCGCGGCGGAGCCCTGGGCCTACGGCATCGTCGGGTTCGTCCAGAACACGGCGGAGTGGTGGCTGGAGCGCCGCTCGATGAGTCGGGACTCGGTGACCGAGTACCTGACGGTGCTGGTCTGGGCGGCGATCGACGGGTTCGCGCGGCAGCGCGACGTCGTCATCGACCCGAACGTGCCGCTGGAAATCAACAAGGTGATCCAGATGTCTCCCGGAGGATCCTCCGGGAACAGCGAGTCCGATGTCGCCGAGGCTGGGAACGGGGATCGATGA
- a CDS encoding AurF N-oxygenase family protein, with amino-acid sequence MSAPATTRTTRNEGDANATAARLLRSAAKKSYDPAVDIDWDAPLVEGKIWVPEHRVSLYGTELWERLTPEQRIELGKHEACSVASVGLWFETLLMQRLLKDFYADDPTSERAQWALTEVADECRHSQMFARLVHRAGVEPYGPIPFVHQLGKLFSVVNWGPAAYASILVAEEVLDRLQREQANDDRIQPLMRQVNRIHIMEEARHVAFARDEVTRGLAELSRSELAYQRFMCAFTSFFVVRSLINPKVYAAVGIDPAEGRRAALANPHHREMIRFGGEKILAFLDEAGMIAGPGKTLWKKSFLLEK; translated from the coding sequence ATGTCGGCGCCCGCCACGACCCGGACCACCCGCAACGAGGGGGACGCGAACGCCACTGCGGCGCGCCTGCTGCGCTCGGCGGCCAAGAAGTCCTACGACCCGGCCGTCGACATCGACTGGGATGCGCCGCTGGTCGAGGGGAAGATCTGGGTCCCCGAGCACCGCGTCTCGCTCTACGGCACGGAGCTCTGGGAGCGCCTGACCCCGGAGCAGCGGATCGAGCTGGGCAAGCACGAGGCGTGCAGCGTCGCGTCGGTCGGCCTGTGGTTCGAGACCCTGCTCATGCAGCGGCTGCTCAAGGACTTCTACGCCGACGACCCGACGAGCGAGCGCGCCCAGTGGGCCCTCACCGAGGTCGCCGACGAGTGCCGGCACTCGCAGATGTTCGCCCGCCTGGTGCACCGCGCCGGGGTGGAGCCCTACGGCCCGATCCCGTTCGTGCACCAGCTCGGCAAGCTGTTCTCGGTCGTCAACTGGGGCCCGGCCGCCTACGCCTCGATCCTCGTCGCCGAGGAGGTGCTCGACCGCCTCCAGCGCGAGCAGGCGAACGACGACCGCATCCAGCCGCTGATGCGTCAGGTCAACAGGATCCACATCATGGAGGAGGCGCGCCACGTCGCCTTCGCGCGGGACGAGGTGACCCGCGGGCTGGCGGAACTCTCCCGCTCCGAGCTCGCGTACCAGCGGTTCATGTGCGCGTTCACCTCGTTCTTCGTGGTGCGCAGCCTGATCAACCCGAAGGTCTACGCGGCCGTCGGCATCGACCCGGCCGAGGGCCGCCGCGCCGCCCTGGCCAACCCGCACCACCGCGAGATGATCCGTTTCGGCGGCGAGAAGATCCTCGCGTTCCTGGACGAGGCGGGGATGATCGCGGGACCTGGTAAGACCCTGTGGAAGAAGTCCTTCCTGCTGGAGAAGTGA
- a CDS encoding DUF4873 domain-containing protein, which yields MTTTDHDDDDDGYRGPATLDLGDGRTFDVEVTLRGYVEPLDGRYHWYGRVAVHAGLESVLGGKRAQAVVSTPQGEAVGELSDVDPWGRYRVAGTSTPPFAVLTEVTA from the coding sequence ATGACGACCACCGATCACGACGATGACGACGACGGGTACCGCGGGCCCGCCACGCTGGATCTCGGGGACGGGCGCACCTTCGACGTCGAGGTGACCCTGCGCGGGTACGTCGAGCCGCTCGACGGCCGGTACCACTGGTACGGCCGCGTCGCGGTCCACGCCGGGCTCGAGTCCGTCCTCGGCGGCAAGCGGGCGCAGGCCGTGGTCTCCACGCCACAGGGCGAGGCGGTCGGGGAGCTCTCCGACGTCGACCCGTGGGGCCGCTACCGCGTCGCCGGCACCTCGACCCCGCCGTTCGCCGTGCTCACCGAGGTGACGGCGTGA